CTTTGCGATTAAGATGGATCGGCTGCTTCAGGTCACTCCTTCGGTAAAAAGGCAAGCACCTGCCCGCGTTTTGCTTGTTTACACGGAGGATTGCCGCGGCACCGCTTTGGCAGAGGCACAGCTATTACGTGAAGACGGGCTCGTAGTAGTGACACGTCTCGTCTCCAAGATAGATGAGAAACAGGTTGGACAAGAAGCGGGATTTACCAAGGTCATTTGCATGACACAACAGGAGGAGTAGGAGATGGCACTCACGAAAAATGGCCAAAAGCTGACGATCGCCATGCCAAAAGGGAGGATTTTTGAAGAGGCCGTCCACTTTCTCCAGCAGGCCGGCTTGCAGGTCACTGCGGATCTACAAGATTCGCGCAAACTGATCATCCCTGTGGAAAATGCCAAGCTCGAATTCATTATGGCGAAGCCTACCGATGTTCCTACTTATGTCGAGTATGGAGTGGCTGACGTTGGCGTGGTCGGCAAGGATGTTTTATTGGAAGAAGAACGAGATGTTTACGAGCTGTTGGATTTGCATATTGGCTATTGTCGCATGATGGTAGCGGGTCTGCCAGACTGGAAACCGACGGAAGCCCTGCGTGTTGCGACGAAATATCCGAAGATTGCGTCACGTTATTTTCGAGAGCAGGGACAGCAGGTTGAGGTAATCAAGCTGAATGGTTCAGTGGAGCTTGCACCGATGATTGGGCTGGCTGATCGGATTGTGGATATTGTCTCAACAGGGAGGACATTGCGGGAAAATGGCTTGGTCGAACTGGAGAGCATTTGTGAAATTACGACGAGACTCATTGCCAATCGAGCCAGCTATCGGATGAAAAGTGAAGCGGTGGATGAGATCGCTGGAAAATTCCTAGAGGCCATTCCTTGTGGGAACTAGAGAAGAAGGGGAGACAGCTATGCGTATCATGTCAGCCAGCCAGTATGACGGAAAACGATCGGTAGACGCTGGGACGAGAGAACAGCAAGAAGCGGTGAAGGCGATCCTCACCTCAGTTCGCCAGCAAGGCGACGAGGCGTTGCGCTATTACACAGAGCGATTTGATCGTGTGCTTCTACAAAACTTCTGTGTGAGCGAAGGAGAATTTGCAGAAGCAAGTGAGCTCGTTTCTTCACAAGTCAAAGCGGCATTGGAAGAAGCAGCCGAAAACATTCGGACGTTCCATGAGCGACAAGTGCGCCAGTCCTGGTTTACTACCAAAGAAAGCGGCACATTGCTGGGCCAACTAATACGTCCATTGCAGCGCGTAGGGTTGTATGTTCCAGGCGGAACGGCAGCGTATCCATCCAGCGTATTGATGAATGCCATCCCTGCCAAAATCGCAGGTGTTCCTGAAGTCGTGATTACAACACCACCAGGAGCGAATGGAAAAATCAATCCGGCGATACTCGTTGCGGCTCAAATCGCAGGAGTAACTGAGATATACAAGGTAGGTGGGGCACAGGCGATCGCGGCACTGACCTACGGAACGGAGCAAATCAAAGCGGTTGATAAAATCGTTGGCCCCGGTAATATTTTTGTAGCGTTGGCAAAGCGAGAAGTATTCGGATTGGTCAGTATCGACATGGTGGCAGGGCCTAGCGAAATTGCGGTGATCGCAGATGAAACAGCCAACCCGCGTTACGTCGCGGCAGACCTGCTGTCTCAAGCCGAGCATGATCCGATGTCAGCCGCTATATTGGTTACGACATCGCAAGCGTTGGCGGAGCAGGTGTCACAGGAAGTAGAGCGACAGCTTGCTGATCTTCCACGTAAATCGATTGCAGAAGCGGCGATACGCGACTATGGGGCTATTTTACTCGTCGCCGATTTGGAAGAAGGTTTTGCTGTCATTAATCGCATCGCACCCGAGCATTTGGAAGTCATGATAGCGGAGCCGTTAGAGCATCTCGGAAAAGTGGAAAATGCAGGTGCGATTTTCCTCGGCCCATACAGCTCAGAGCCAGTTGGCGATTATTTTGCTGGTACTAATCATGTGATTCCTACGAATGGAACGGCGCGTTTTTCCTCGCCATTATCCGTCGATGATTTTATCAAGAAGTCGAGTGTTGTTTCCTACAGTAAGCGAGATTTGCGGGAAAATGGACATAAAATTGTGGCACTGGCGGAGCAGGAAGGATTGTCTGGGCACGGTCGAGCGATCCTTGCGCGATTGCGAGATTTTGAGACCGAAGAGCAGGAGAGTGAAAAGAGATGAGTGAAGGGAAACAACGCACAGCACAGATCGAACGCAATACGAATGAGACGCAGATCGCGCTTTCCTTTGGTGTAGATGGCGCGGGTGAGAGCAAGCAAAACTCAGGTGTTCCATTTCTGGATCATATGCTAGATCTGTTTACCCGACATGGACATTTTGACCTGACTGTCCAGGCAAAGGGAGATATCGAAATCGACTATCACCACACGGTGGAGGATATCGGGATTTGTCTTGGGCATGCTCTGCGGGAAGCGTTGGGAGACAAAAAGGGCATCAAGCGATATGGAAATGCGTTTGTCCCGATGGATGACGCGCTTGCACAGGTCGTCATTGACATCAGCAACCGTCCTCATCTGGAATATCGCGCTACGTACCCGACGAATATGGTTGGTCAGTTTCCGACGGAGCTGGTGCACGAATTTTTATGGAAACTCGCACTGGAGGCGCGGATCAATCTTCATGTGATCCTGCACTACGGTCACAATACGCACCACATGATCGAGGCGATTTTCAAAGCGCTGGGCCGTGCACTGGATGAAGCGACGACGATCGATCCGCGTGTAAAAGGGGTCCCGTCAACAAAAGGGGTTTTGTAATATGATCGGCATCATCGATTACGGCATGGGGAATTTGTACAGCTTGAGCAAGGCGCTGGAAAGATTGGGCTATTCGTACGAGTTCGTCTCACAAGCAGAGCGTTTGCAAGAATATAGCGGGTTGATTTTGCCAGGAGTCGGGGCGTTCGGAGATGCTATCGCCAACATACGTGAGCTCGGATTAGAGCAAGCAATCAAGGGATACGCAGCAACAGGTCGTCCGATCTTGGGCATTTGTCTCGGCATGCAGCTTTTATTCGAGAAAAGTGCGGAGCATGGCGATCATACGGGCTTGGGACTGCTCGGTGGTGCGGTCGTTCGTTTTCGCGGGGATTACAAGGTACCGCACATGGGCTGGAACCAACTGATGATAAAGCAAAAGCAACCGTTACTAAACGGTGTGCAGGATGGCGATTACGTTTATTTTGTCCATTCGTATCATGTCTTGTGTCAGTCTGATGTCTTGCTCGCGACGAGTGACTATCACCAGGAGGTCACAGCCATTGTGAATCGTGACAACGTATACGGTATGCAATTTCACCCGGAAAAGAGCGGAGAGACAGGAATGCTGCTGCTGCGTAACTTTGCCGTTCAATGCGAGGGGGTTTTGACATGAGCTTTATCGTTTATCCAGCGATTGATATTCGCGGGGGCAAGTGTGTTCGACTTTTCCAAGGAGATTACGGGCAAGAGACAGTGTACGCTGATTCACCGCTCGCGATGGCGAAACGCTGGGTAGAGCAAGGTGCGTCCTGGGTACATCTCGTAGATTTGGACGGAGCAAAGGAAGGCAAGCCTGCAAATGTAGCGATCATCAAGGAGATAGCGCGCTCGATCCCTGTACCCGTGCAGGTTGGGGGCGGCATTCGGACAGTAGAGCAGATCGCGGACTATTTGGAGGCGGGCGTCGCGCGCGTGATCGTCGGGACTGCTGCCATCGAAGACGAGCCTTTTACGAAGCGAATTCTTCAAAACGATGGAGACAAGATTGCGATTGGTCTGGACTGCCGGAATGGGCTGGTGGCTACCAGAGGTTGGTTGACCACGACAGATGTGCAGGCGACAGAGCTTGCCAAGCGGTTGGTTACGTATGGCGCGGAGACGTTTATTTACACGGATATCGCCCGTGATGGCACGATGACAGGACCGAATGTAGAAGAAATTGCAGCCTTGGCGATGGCTACAGGAAAATCGGTGATAGCTTCGGGAGGTGTCAGCCAACTGGACGACTTGTTGACGCTGGCTGCCCATGCTTCGGACGGAGTCTCTGGCGCCATTGTTGGCAAAGCACTCTACACGGACGCTTTTACATTGGAAGAAGCGCTCCAGCGTATGGAGGGGCGTGAATCCTATGTTGGCTAAACGAATCATCCCGTGTCTTGATGTAAAAGACGGACGGGTGGTAAAAGGCGTGCAGTTCGTCGGACTTCGCGATGCAGGAGACCCGGTTGAACTGGCAAAAAAGTATAGCGACGAGAGAGCAGACGAGCTGATCTTTCTCGATATTTCTGCGTCCCACGAAGGGCGCAAGACGATGGTGGATGTCATCGAAAAAACGGCCGCAAACATCACGATTCCTTTCACGGTTGGTGGTGGTATTAACAGCGTCGACGATATGAAAAGGATATTGCGTGCAGGTGCCGACAAAATCTCGTTGAATACAGCGGCAGTTTTGCGTCCTGAATTGATCCGCGAGGGAGCGACGGTCTTTGGCTCACAATGTATCGTCGTGGCGATCGACGCGCGAAGTGTTGGAGAAGATCGCTGGGAAGTGTATACCCACGGTGGACGGAATGCGACGGGGAGAGACGTCATCCGTTGGGCGCAGGAGGCAGAAGCGATGGGAGCAGGCGAAATCCTTTTGACCAGCATGGACGACGATGGGGAAAAGAAAGGCTTTGGCCTCGAATTGACCAAGCAGGTATCAGAAGCGGTCAAAATTCCGGTCATTGCTTCTGGTGGAGCGGGCTCAAGGGAGCATTTTTACGATGTGCTGACGCAAGGAAAGGCAGATGCCGCCCTCGCCGCTTCCATTTTTCACTATGACGAGACATCGATTCAATCTGTCAAAGAGTATTTGCAAACCAAAGGAGTTGTCGTACGACCATGACAGGAGCAGAAGCGTTTGCAGTGGAAAAATTGCGTTTTGACGAAAAGGGTTTGATCCCTGTCATCGTGCAGGATGCCGGAAGCAAGACGGTCTTGACGCTTGCCTATATGAATGAAGAATCGCTACAAAAGTCATTGGCGACCAAAGAAACATGGTTTTGGAGCCGTTCCCGACAGCAATTGTGGCACAAGGGTGAGACCTCGGGTCATACACAGCGGATCGTCTCTATGCGGTATGATTGCGACGGAGATGCACTGGTTGTGATGGTCGAACCGAATGGGCCTGCATGTCATACGGGAGCTTACAGCTGTTTCACGCAGGAAGTTTTCACCGATACAGATGATGAACCGGTACAAGCAGATCGATTTGCGATCCTGAGTGAGTTGGAGGAACTGATTGCTGCGCGGGAGGTAGAGCGCCCGGAAGGCTCTTACACCACCTACTTGTTCGAAAAAGGCGTAGACAAAATCCTGAAAAAGGTCGGGGAAGAGGCTGCCGAGGTCATTATTGCAGCGAAAAATCGAAGTCGTGAGGAGCTGCGTTATGAGGCATCTGATCTGATCTTTCATTTGATGGTCTTGTTACGGGAGCAAAAGCTGCCGCTGGATGAAGTTCTGAAAGAGCTTCAGAAGCGTCGTTAACAAATAAAGTAATAACCACCTCTGTTTCCAGAGCGTGGTTTTTTTGTTAGAATAATCGGTATCTTACTACGAAAGGTGTGGTGACCATGAATAAATTCAAGTTCACTTCAAATCAAAGAGACTCCATTTTCAAACACCAATCGAAGGGTAGGATACCTAATGATCAAAGGGAATTTAGTGGAATTACGACCAGTTATTGCTGAGGATATGGAGAGATTGTTCCATTGGCGCAACGATGAAGAAGCGGCCAAATGGGCAGCGGGCTCAGGTCTGGTAACCTATAGTTATGTTTCACTCGACTCACTGAAAGCCATGTATGAGGAAAACGTTCGTGCTTCACGGCCGGATGATAAATTAAAGGGTTTTGTATTCTCTGTCTATACCTTGGACGGAGAGCACATCGGCAATTGTGATTACCGAGATGTGAATCCCATTACGAGGACAGCCACAATTGGCATTGCGATCATGGTGAAAGAGTATTGGAGCAAAGGCTACGGTACAGATACATTGCGTCTTCTGCTCGACTTCCTCTTTTCTAAGCTGAACTTGAATCGGGTGCAGCTGGATACGTGGAGCGGAAATACGCGTGCCATTCGCGCTTATGAAAAATCAGGCTTTGTGATAGAAGGGCAGCTGCGCCAAAATGAATATGTAGATGGGCAGTATTACGACACCATCATGATGGGGCTGCTGCGCGAAGAGTTTTATCAGCGAGCAAAGGAATAGTTCCCTGTTGTTTTTCGCTAGTGGCAATTGCATAGGGGGATGGAATTGCAGGCGGGATCTTGCTCATCTTCCTAGAATGGCTGGAGTGAAACTTTCTATGTCGTTCAAGCTTGAATAATAGTAGAGAGATTTGATAAAAAGAGCGAGATTCCCTTCTCGCTCTTTTTCCTTTCGTATCGCGGTATTTTAGATGTTTCTCGGTTATCGATAAAAAAACTTTTAAAATCACTCTTGATTTAGAGTTTTATATGTGATAGATTATTCCTTGTCGCCAAGAACGACGACAAAATACGAGAAAAGAAAACAAGATTCGATAAAAAAACTTCTTGACTCGCAGATAACGAACGTGATAAGATATAAAGCGTTCGACAAAAAATGCTCTTTGAAAACTGAACAGCGAAAGCGTTAATGAGTCTATCATTAAATGATTTGCCAGCTTTGAACCAGTAACAAACTTTATTGGAGAGTTTGATCCTGGCTCAGGACGAACGCTGGCGGCGTGCCTAATACATGCAAGTCGAGCGAGTCTCTTCGGAGGCTAGCGGCGGACGGGTGAGTAACACGTAGGCAACCTGCCTCTCAGACTGGGATAACATAGGGAAACTTATGCTAATACCGGATAGGTTTTTGGATCGCATGATTCGAAAAGAAAAGGCGGCTTCGGCTGTCACTGGGAGATGGGCCTGCGGCGCATTAGCTAGTTGGTGGGGTAACGGCCTACCAAGGCGACGATGCGTAGCCGACCTGAGAGGGTGACCGGCCACACTGGGACTGAGACACGGCCCAGACTCCTACGGGAGGCAGCAGTAGGGAATTTTCCACAATGGACGAAAGTCTGATGGAGCAACGCCGCGTGAACGATGAAGGTCTTCGGATTGTAAAGTTCTGTTGTTAGGGACGAATAAGTACCGTTCGAATAGGGCGGTACCTTGACGGTACCTGACGAGAAAGCCACGGCTAACTACGTGCCAGCAGCCGCGGTAATACGTAGGTGGCAAGCGTTGTCCGGATTTATTGGGCGTAAAGCGCGCGCAGGCGGCTATATAAGTCTGGTGTTAAAGCCCGGGGCTCAACCCCGGTTCGCATCGGAAACTGTGTAGCTTGAGTGCAGAAGAGGAAAGCGGTATTCCACGTGTAGCGGTGAAATGCGTAGAGATGTGGAGGAACACCAGTGGCGAAGGCGGCTTTCTGGTCTGTAACTGACGCTGAGGCGCGAAAGCGTGGGGAGCAAACAGGATTAGATACCCTGGTAGTCCACGCCGTAAACGATGAGTGCTAGGTGTTGGGGGTTTCAATACCCTCAGTGCCGCAGCTAACGCAATAAGCACTCCGCCTGGGGAGTACGCTCGCAAGAGTGAAACTCAAAGGAATTGACGGGGGCCCGCACAAGCGGTGGAGCATGTGGTTTAATTCGAAGCAACGCGAAGAACCTTACCAGGTCTTGACATCCCGCTGACCGCTCTGGAGACAGAGCTTCCCTTCGGGGCAGCGGTGACAGGTGGTGCATGGTTGTCGTCAGCTCGTGTCGTGAGATGTTGGGTTAAGTCCCGCAACGAGCGCAACCCTTATCTTTAGTTGCCAGCATTCAGTTGGGCACTCTAGAGAGACTGCCGTCGACAAGACGGAGGAAGGCGGGGATGACGTCAAATCATCATGCCCCTTATGACCTGGGCTACACACGTGCTACAATGGTTGGTACAACGGGATGCTACCTCGCGAGGGGACGCTAATCTCTTAAAACCAATCTCAGTTCGGATTGTAGGCTGCAACTCGCCTACATGAAGTCGGAATCGCTAGTAATCGCGGATCAGCATGCCGCGGTGAATACGTTCCCGGGCCTTGTACACACCGCCCGTCACACCACGGGAGTTTGCAACACCCGAAGTCGGTGAGGTAACCGCAAGGAGCCAGCCGCCGAAGGTGGGGTAGATGACTGGGGTGAAGTCGTAACAAGGTATCCGTACCGGAAGGTGCGGATGGATCACCTCCTTTCTATGGAGATATGACGATTAACGCAACGTTCGCTGTTCAGTTTTGAAGGAGTATTTCCTTCATATAAGTCTGGTGATGATGGCGGAGGGGACACACCCGTTCCCATGCCGAACACGGCCGTTAAGCCCTCCAGCGCCGATGGTACTTGCTCCGCAGGGAGCCGGGAGAGTAGGACGTTGCCAGGCAGTTACTCTAACGAGTAACTATCCATTGTTCTTTGAAAACTGGATACTGCATG
The window above is part of the Brevibacillus antibioticus genome. Proteins encoded here:
- the hisH gene encoding imidazole glycerol phosphate synthase subunit HisH: MIGIIDYGMGNLYSLSKALERLGYSYEFVSQAERLQEYSGLILPGVGAFGDAIANIRELGLEQAIKGYAATGRPILGICLGMQLLFEKSAEHGDHTGLGLLGGAVVRFRGDYKVPHMGWNQLMIKQKQPLLNGVQDGDYVYFVHSYHVLCQSDVLLATSDYHQEVTAIVNRDNVYGMQFHPEKSGETGMLLLRNFAVQCEGVLT
- a CDS encoding GNAT family N-acetyltransferase, which translates into the protein MIKGNLVELRPVIAEDMERLFHWRNDEEAAKWAAGSGLVTYSYVSLDSLKAMYEENVRASRPDDKLKGFVFSVYTLDGEHIGNCDYRDVNPITRTATIGIAIMVKEYWSKGYGTDTLRLLLDFLFSKLNLNRVQLDTWSGNTRAIRAYEKSGFVIEGQLRQNEYVDGQYYDTIMMGLLREEFYQRAKE
- the hisIE gene encoding bifunctional phosphoribosyl-AMP cyclohydrolase/phosphoribosyl-ATP diphosphatase HisIE, with translation MTGAEAFAVEKLRFDEKGLIPVIVQDAGSKTVLTLAYMNEESLQKSLATKETWFWSRSRQQLWHKGETSGHTQRIVSMRYDCDGDALVVMVEPNGPACHTGAYSCFTQEVFTDTDDEPVQADRFAILSELEELIAAREVERPEGSYTTYLFEKGVDKILKKVGEEAAEVIIAAKNRSREELRYEASDLIFHLMVLLREQKLPLDEVLKELQKRR
- the hisF gene encoding imidazole glycerol phosphate synthase subunit HisF translates to MLAKRIIPCLDVKDGRVVKGVQFVGLRDAGDPVELAKKYSDERADELIFLDISASHEGRKTMVDVIEKTAANITIPFTVGGGINSVDDMKRILRAGADKISLNTAAVLRPELIREGATVFGSQCIVVAIDARSVGEDRWEVYTHGGRNATGRDVIRWAQEAEAMGAGEILLTSMDDDGEKKGFGLELTKQVSEAVKIPVIASGGAGSREHFYDVLTQGKADAALAASIFHYDETSIQSVKEYLQTKGVVVRP
- the hisA gene encoding 1-(5-phosphoribosyl)-5-[(5-phosphoribosylamino)methylideneamino]imidazole-4-carboxamide isomerase, producing the protein MSFIVYPAIDIRGGKCVRLFQGDYGQETVYADSPLAMAKRWVEQGASWVHLVDLDGAKEGKPANVAIIKEIARSIPVPVQVGGGIRTVEQIADYLEAGVARVIVGTAAIEDEPFTKRILQNDGDKIAIGLDCRNGLVATRGWLTTTDVQATELAKRLVTYGAETFIYTDIARDGTMTGPNVEEIAALAMATGKSVIASGGVSQLDDLLTLAAHASDGVSGAIVGKALYTDAFTLEEALQRMEGRESYVG
- the hisD gene encoding histidinol dehydrogenase; the protein is MRIMSASQYDGKRSVDAGTREQQEAVKAILTSVRQQGDEALRYYTERFDRVLLQNFCVSEGEFAEASELVSSQVKAALEEAAENIRTFHERQVRQSWFTTKESGTLLGQLIRPLQRVGLYVPGGTAAYPSSVLMNAIPAKIAGVPEVVITTPPGANGKINPAILVAAQIAGVTEIYKVGGAQAIAALTYGTEQIKAVDKIVGPGNIFVALAKREVFGLVSIDMVAGPSEIAVIADETANPRYVAADLLSQAEHDPMSAAILVTTSQALAEQVSQEVERQLADLPRKSIAEAAIRDYGAILLVADLEEGFAVINRIAPEHLEVMIAEPLEHLGKVENAGAIFLGPYSSEPVGDYFAGTNHVIPTNGTARFSSPLSVDDFIKKSSVVSYSKRDLRENGHKIVALAEQEGLSGHGRAILARLRDFETEEQESEKR
- the hisB gene encoding imidazoleglycerol-phosphate dehydratase HisB, coding for MSEGKQRTAQIERNTNETQIALSFGVDGAGESKQNSGVPFLDHMLDLFTRHGHFDLTVQAKGDIEIDYHHTVEDIGICLGHALREALGDKKGIKRYGNAFVPMDDALAQVVIDISNRPHLEYRATYPTNMVGQFPTELVHEFLWKLALEARINLHVILHYGHNTHHMIEAIFKALGRALDEATTIDPRVKGVPSTKGVL
- the hisG gene encoding ATP phosphoribosyltransferase, with protein sequence MALTKNGQKLTIAMPKGRIFEEAVHFLQQAGLQVTADLQDSRKLIIPVENAKLEFIMAKPTDVPTYVEYGVADVGVVGKDVLLEEERDVYELLDLHIGYCRMMVAGLPDWKPTEALRVATKYPKIASRYFREQGQQVEVIKLNGSVELAPMIGLADRIVDIVSTGRTLRENGLVELESICEITTRLIANRASYRMKSEAVDEIAGKFLEAIPCGN